From a single Arachis hypogaea cultivar Tifrunner chromosome 3, arahy.Tifrunner.gnm2.J5K5, whole genome shotgun sequence genomic region:
- the LOC112791565 gene encoding guanylyl cyclase 1 isoform X2, translating into MWPLYLLFNKILKTEDERELKGDNLSAIDPYLFQHSSSNNNIESHLPSLRRSLFVDVPHVNQIYTWDCGLACVSMVLKTIGVNDRDIQALAELCCTNSIWTVDLAYLLQRFSVAFSYFTVTFGANPNYSVESFYKCRSISGREISILILSGKYIAIALVDQSKLSHVLQDDVHVPEVSSNNPGYTGHYVLICGYDAGADMFEIRDPASSKKHKRISSKSLEEARKAFGTDEDLLLISLEKSKNHHQLSNQLSTDVNMDSSISSPLQ; encoded by the exons ATGTGGCCCTTATACCTGTTATTCAACAAGATTCTTAAGACAGAAGATGAAAGAGAATTGAAAGGAGATAATTTGAGTGCCATAGATCCCTACTTGTTTCAGCATTCATCAAGTAACAATAACATAGAGTCCCATCTTCCCTCCTTACGCCGCTCGCTCTTTGTTGAT GTACCACATGTAAACCAAATATATACATGGGATTGTGGCCTTGCTTGTGTCTCGATGGTTTTGAAAACTATTGGTGTTAACGACCGTGATATTCAAGCACTGGCTGAGCTATGCTGCACTAATAG TATCTGGACAGTTGATTTGGCATATTTGTTGCAGAGATTTTCTGTTGCATTTTCCTATTTCACTGTAACATTTGGTGCAAACCCAAACTATTCTGTTGAATCCTTTTACAAG TGTAGATCAATTAGTGGAAGAGAGATTTCCATTCTCATATTGTCAGGGAAATATATTGCTATTGCATTAGTTGACCAAAGCAAATTGAG TCATGTATTGCAAGATGATGTTCATGTTCCTGAAGTTTCCAGCAATAACCCTGGCTATACTG GTCACTATGTTTTGATATGTGGCTATGATGCTGGAGCAGATATGTTTGAGATTAGAGATCCTGCCAGCTCTAA GAAGCATAAAAGGATATCTTCAAAGTCCTTAGAAGAAGCTCGCAAAGCCTTTGGGACAGATGAGGATCTTCTCTTG ATATCTTTGGAGAAGAGCAAGAACCACCATCAACTTTCAAACCAACTTTCCACTGATGTCAATATGGATTCTTCAATTTCTTCTCCTCTGCAAtaa
- the LOC112791565 gene encoding guanylyl cyclase 1 isoform X1: MWPLYLLFNKILKTEDERELKGDNLSAIDPYLFQHSSSNNNIESHLPSLRRSLFVDVPHVNQIYTWDCGLACVSMVLKTIGVNDRDIQALAELCCTNSIWTVDLAYLLQRFSVAFSYFTVTFGANPNYSVESFYKEELPNDLVRVDMLFQKAVESGIDIQCRSISGREISILILSGKYIAIALVDQSKLSHVLQDDVHVPEVSSNNPGYTGHYVLICGYDAGADMFEIRDPASSKKHKRISSKSLEEARKAFGTDEDLLLISLEKSKNHHQLSNQLSTDVNMDSSISSPLQ; this comes from the exons ATGTGGCCCTTATACCTGTTATTCAACAAGATTCTTAAGACAGAAGATGAAAGAGAATTGAAAGGAGATAATTTGAGTGCCATAGATCCCTACTTGTTTCAGCATTCATCAAGTAACAATAACATAGAGTCCCATCTTCCCTCCTTACGCCGCTCGCTCTTTGTTGAT GTACCACATGTAAACCAAATATATACATGGGATTGTGGCCTTGCTTGTGTCTCGATGGTTTTGAAAACTATTGGTGTTAACGACCGTGATATTCAAGCACTGGCTGAGCTATGCTGCACTAATAG TATCTGGACAGTTGATTTGGCATATTTGTTGCAGAGATTTTCTGTTGCATTTTCCTATTTCACTGTAACATTTGGTGCAAACCCAAACTATTCTGTTGAATCCTTTTACAAG GAGGAATTGCCTAATGATCTAGTCAGAGTAGATATGTTATTTCAAAAAGCAGTGGAGTCTGGAATTGACATACAG TGTAGATCAATTAGTGGAAGAGAGATTTCCATTCTCATATTGTCAGGGAAATATATTGCTATTGCATTAGTTGACCAAAGCAAATTGAG TCATGTATTGCAAGATGATGTTCATGTTCCTGAAGTTTCCAGCAATAACCCTGGCTATACTG GTCACTATGTTTTGATATGTGGCTATGATGCTGGAGCAGATATGTTTGAGATTAGAGATCCTGCCAGCTCTAA GAAGCATAAAAGGATATCTTCAAAGTCCTTAGAAGAAGCTCGCAAAGCCTTTGGGACAGATGAGGATCTTCTCTTG ATATCTTTGGAGAAGAGCAAGAACCACCATCAACTTTCAAACCAACTTTCCACTGATGTCAATATGGATTCTTCAATTTCTTCTCCTCTGCAAtaa